In Plectropomus leopardus isolate mb chromosome 20, YSFRI_Pleo_2.0, whole genome shotgun sequence, one DNA window encodes the following:
- the pgam2 gene encoding phosphoglycerate mutase 2, with amino-acid sequence MAAVHRLVIVRHGESAWNQENRFCGWFDADLSEKGMEEAKRGALAIKEAGMKFDVCYTSVLKRAVKTLWTIMEGTDQMWLPVIRTWRLNERHYGGLTGLNKAETAEKHGEEQVKIWRRSFDIPPPPMDKDHPYHKIISESRRYKNLKPGELPTCESLKDTIARALPFWNDVIAPEIKAGKNVIIAAHGNSLRGIVKHLEGMSDAAIMELNLPTGIPIVYELDADLKPVKPMSFLGDEETVKKAMEAVAAQGKAKK; translated from the exons atgGCTGCTGTCCATCGCTTGGTTATCGTGCGCCACGGTGAGAGCGCCTGGAACCAGGAGAACCGCTTCTGCGGCTGGTTCGATGCTGACCTCAGTGAGAAGGGTATGGAGGAAGCCAAGCGCGGAGCCCTGGCTATCAAGGAGGCAGGCATGAAGTTTGATGTGTGCTACACATCTGTGCTGAAACGTGCCGTCAAGACCCTGTGGACCATCATGGAGGGCACAGACCAGATGTGGCTGCCTGTGATTCGTACCTGGCGTCTGAACGAGCGTCACTACGGAGGCCTCACTGGTCTCAACAAGGCCGAGACGGCTGAGAAGCACGGCGAGGAGCAGGTGAAGATCTGGCGTCGTTCCTTTGACATCCCACCTCCACCCATGGACAAGGACCACCCTTACCACAAAATCATCAGTGAG TCCCGGCGCTACAAGAATCTGAAGCCCGGTGAGCTCCCCACATGTGAGTCACTGAAGGACACCATCGCCCGCGCCCTGCCTTTCTGGAATGACGTCATTGCCCCTGAAATCAAGGCGGGAAAGAACGTTATCATCGCCGCCCATGGCAACAGCCTCCGTGGCATCGTCAAGCACTTAGAGG GTATGTCTGATGCAGCCATCATGGAGCTGAATCTGCCCACAGGAATCCCAATCGTGTACGAGCTGGACGCTGACTTGAAGCCAGTAAAGCCCATGTCTTTCCTCGGTGATGAGGAAACCGTGAAGAAAGCCATGGAGGCTGTGGCCGCCCAGGGCAAAGCCAAGAAGTAA
- the nefla gene encoding LOW QUALITY PROTEIN: neurofilament light polypeptide (The sequence of the model RefSeq protein was modified relative to this genomic sequence to represent the inferred CDS: deleted 1 base in 1 codon), translating into MSSIGYDPYYSTSSYRRWYVEAPPRVVVTRGRTHSVYSSHASPLSSRLQYSSPGRVLLSSSSPASSLELELSQAAQISSEFRTVRTQERSQLQELNDRFAGFIERVRELEQQNRALEAELLLLRQKHTEPSRLRALYEQEARSLRAAVDEARAEQQAVLGQRERLEQTLSALQGRYEEEVLAREEAEGRLMDARREADQAALAKAELEKSVETLLEELAFLKRIHEGEVVELQAQVQLGVQVAVESEAATPDLSGALRDIRSQYERLAARNMQAAEEWFRGKVGSMTETVAQHSDAVRSSKDEAGEYRRQLQTRLLEIDACRGLNESLEKQLHEMEDKQRAEIDAMQDTIAELESELRGTKQEMARYLKEYQDLLNVKMALDIEIAAYRKLLEGEESRFSVGVPGGVSSLYSHSFSAPSFTRPVLTSMSSGTSYLMTSRLLSSSVSTTEGIISASQAQQAEASPPGEEEEEEAVEAEEEVKEEEEEKEEEEGGEETKEEEEEKEEEEGGEEGGDEEKEDEEEAKEEDEEAKEGEEGGDEEQQTEEVTEEATEEEGEKEDKGGEEEEAEVTEETQEEVKTEGDDKEEDAKEEEKEEKEEAKKSEEKEDKADSKKDDKADDKKDDKADDKKDDKADDKKDDKEDKDDKDDKADDKDETPAPKTDDKADAKKEKDEIKAAKPEATEEKSTKDKK; encoded by the exons ATGAGTAGCATCGGATATGACCCCTACTACTCCACCTCGTCATACAGACGCTGGTATGTTGAGGCTCCCCCTCGTGTCGTGGTGACCCGAGGGAGGACCCACTCCGTCTACTCCTCCCATGCTTCCCCGCTGTCCTCCCGTCTGCAGTACTCCTCTCCCGGCCGGgtgctgctctcctcctcctcaccagcCTCCTCCCTGGAGCTGGAGCTCAGCCAGGCCGCTCAGATCAGCTCTGAGTTCCGCACGGTGCGCACCCAAGAGCGCAGCCAGCTGCAGGAACTCAACGACCGCTTTGCTGGCTTCATCGAGAGGGTACGTGAGCTGGAGCAGCAGAACCGTGCTTTGgaagcagagctgctgctgctgaggcagAAGCACACTGAGCCGTCCCGCCTGAGAGCACTTTATGAGCAAGAGGCCCGCTCCCTGAGAGCTGCCGTGGATGAAGCCAGGGCAGAACAACAGGCCGTCCTGGGACAGAGAGAGCGACTGGAACAAACCTTGAGCGCCTTGCAAGGTCGATATGAGGAGGAGGTGCTGGCTCGTGAAGAGGCTGAGGGCAGGCTGATGGACGCCCGCCGTGAGGCCGACCAGGCTGCCTTAGCTAAGGCCGAACTGGAGAAGAGTGTGGAAACTCTGCTGGAGGAGCTGGCCTTCCTCAAGAGGATTCATGAAGGCGAGGTGGTTGAGCTCCAGGCCCAAGTCCAGCTGGGCGTCCAGGTGGCGGTAGAGTCTGAGGCTGCAACTCCAGACCTCTCCGGGGCTCTCAGGGACATCCGGTCCCAGTATGAAAGGCTGGCGGCAAGAAATATGCAGGCGGCAGAGGAATGGTTCAGAGGAAAGGTGGGCTCCATGACTGAAACTGTGGCCCAGCACAGTGACGCCGTGAGAAGCTCCAAGGACGAAGCAGGAGAGTACCGGCGCCAGCTGCAGACACGTCTGCTGGAGATCGATGCCTGCAGAGGCCTCAATGAATCCCTGGAGAAGCAGCTGCATGAGATGGAGGACAAGCAGAGAGCTGAGATTGATGCTATGCAG GACACCATTGCAGAGCTGGAGAGTGAGCTGAGGGGCACCAAACAGGAAATGGCACGCTACCTGAAAGAGTACCAGGACCTCCTGAATGTCAAGATGGCTCTGGACATTGAGATTGCTGCATACAG GAAGCTGCTGGAAGGGGAGGAGTCTCGCTTCAGTGTGGGAGTTCCAGGAGGTGTGTCCTCTCTGTACAGCCACAGTTTCTCCGCACCCTCCTTCACCCGGCCCGTCCTCACCAGCATGAGCTCTGGCACCTCCTACCTGATGACATCACGCCTGCTCAGCTCCAGCGTCAGCACCACCGAGGGGATCATCTCTGCCAGCCAGGCCCAGCAGGCAGAGGCCAGCCCACcaggggaagaggaggaagaggaggcagtggaggctgaggaggaggtgaaggaggaagaggaggagaaggaagaagaggagggaggagaggagacaaaggaggaggaagaagagaaggaagaggaagagggaggagaggaggggggagatgaagagaaagaagatgaggaggaggccaaggaggaagatgaggaggcCAAG GAGGGAGAAGAGG GTGGTGATGAGGAGCAGCAAACAGAAGAGGTGACAGAGGAGGCCActgaagaggagggagagaaggaggacaaaggaggagaagaagaggaggctgAGGTTACAGAAGAAACACAAGAGGAGGTGAAAACAGAAGGTGATGACAAAGAGGAGGatgcaaaagaagaagaaaaagaagagaaggaaGAAGCAAAGAAAAGTGAAGAGAAAGAAGACAAAGCTGATTCCAAAAAGGACGACAAAGCCGATGACAAGAAAGACGACAAAGCTGATGACAAGAAAGACGACAAAGCTGATGACAAGAAAGAcgacaaagaagacaaagatgACAAAGATGACAAAGCCGACGACAAAGATGAGACACCTGCTCCGAAAACAGATGACAAAGCTGACGCCAAAAAGGagaaagatgaaataaaagcagCCAAACCTGAAGCTACCGAAGAAAAGAGCACAAAGGataaaaaatag
- the nefma gene encoding neurofilament, medium polypeptide a, with amino-acid sequence MSYPVDAVGSPFRRVMDTRTSYGYSRSSGTPSSGFRSQSWSRASPGSTMTTSYKRSVNMPVTRAYSSTVLSSADSVDYSQTSILNGDYKRSNEKEQLQGLNDRFVVYIDKVHYLEQQNKQIEAEIQALRQKQVSRSQLGDLYDQELQELRSMLEQIHHDKAQIQLDTDHIEEDIQRLRERFDEEARIREETEAIIRVLKKDTSDSELMKSELEKKVQSLQDEIAFIRNNHEEEVSELIAQIQASQVTVERKDLQKGDITEALREIRCELEGHSNQNLQQVENWFMCRYAKLTEAAEQNKDAIKSARDEISDYRRQLQSKTVELESVRGTRDSLERQLNEIEDRHNSDLSSLQETIHQLDNELKSTKWEMARHLREYQDLLNVKMALDIEIAAYRKLLEGEETHFSTFPYRQAVTPTKISKSKIDSTKLKVQHKFVEEIIEETRVEDDKSDIDESLAEIAQELSATLGEDEAEEDEGEEGGEEAEGEEGEGEGEEEVVAATEAKVSSSAPAEEEEEEEEEGKGGDEEEEGEAEGGEEGEKEEEGEGEGEDEGEKGDDAEGGDEGEGEEGGEGEEEVEETVLCSKAPESKASPDKEKAGDKEGSGGEEEAGAEEEGGDQDEDAGSDKASKSGDEKDEKEDADKGKKEDEKVKDEKADDKSEEVVAKTEAPKTEASKPEAKKEEAAKPEASKPDSPKSESPKPGSPKSESPKPGSPKSESPKPGSPKSESPKPESPKSESPKVGSPKSESPKPASPKSESPKDGSPKAGSPKPSSPKSESPKSGSPRAESPKTETPKPETPKADEEKPEKKSQPTDDKKVEKKDVAMNGEIDKSSPEEKEKKDEGKEIDVIANGVDESPVKEDGSQKVVITKTVETITTGEDGSKHVTKSVTVTETVKEEVEEVMQEKLVTTKKTEKHSTQSIKQVTEAE; translated from the exons ATGAGTTACCCGGTGGACGCGGTAGGGAGCCCCTTCAGGAGAGTAATGGATACTAGGACCAGCTACGGCTACAGCCGCTCCAGCGGCACCCCCTCCAGCGGCTTTCGCTCCCAGTCCTGGTCCCGGGCAAGCCCCGGCTCCACCATGACCACGTCCTACAAGAGGAGCGTGAATATGCCGGTGACCCGAGCTTACAGCTCAACGGTGCTCAGCTCCGCCGACAGCGTTGATTATAGTCAAACCTCCATCCTGAACGGAGACTACAAGCGATCTAACGAGAAAGAGCAACTTCAAGGGCTCAACGACCGGTTTGTTGTTTACATTGACAAGGTGCACTACCTGGAACAGCAGAACAAGCAGATCGAGGCGGAGATCCAGGCACTGCGGCAGAAGCAGGTGTCGCGCTCTCAGCTGGGCGACCTCTATGaccaggagctgcaggagctgcGCTCCATGCTAGAGCAGATCCACCACGACAAGGCGCAAATCCAGCTCGACACCGACCACATCGAGGAGGACATCCAGCGGCTCAGGGAGCGTTTTGACGAAGAGGCGCGCATCCGGGAGGAGACAGAGGCCATCATCCGCGTCCTGAAGAAAGACACGAGCGACTCGGAGTTGATGAAGTCAGAGTTGGAGAAGAAAGTTCAGTCGCTGCAGGATGAGATCGCCTTCATCCGCAACAACCATGAGGAAGAGGTGAGCGAGCTCATCGCCCAGATCCAGGCGTCTCAGGTGACCGTGGAGAGGAAAGACCTCCAGAAGGGAGACATCACCGAGGCTCTCCGGGAGATCCGCTGCGAGCTGGAGGGACACTCCAACCAGAACCTGCAGCAGGTGGAAAACTGGTTCATGTGCCGCTACGCCAAGCTGACCGAGGCTGCGGAGCAGAACAAGGACGCCATAAAGTCCGCCCGTGATGAGATATCCGACTACCGCCGCCAGCTGCAGTCCAAGACGGTGGAGTTGGAGTCTGTCCGCGGGACAAGAGACTCGCTGGAGAGGCAGCTGAATGAAATCGAGGACCGCCACAACAGCGATCTGTCCAGCCTGCAG GAGACAATTCACCAGCTGGATAATGAGCTCAAGAGCACCAAATGGGAGATGGCTCGTCACCTGCGCGAGTACCAGGACCTGCTCAATGTCAAGATGGCCTTGGACATTGAGATTGCTGCATACAG GAAACTGCTCGAGGGTGAGGAGACCCACTTTAGCACTTTCCCTTACCGCCAGGCCGTCACCCCCACCAAAATCTCTAAGTCCAAGATTGACAGCACCAAACTTAAGGTGCAGCACAAGTTTGTGGAGGAGATTATCGAGGAGACGAGGGTAGAGGATGACAAGTCTGACATTGACGAGTCCCTGGCAGAGATAGCGCAAGAGCTGTCAGCCACGCTCGGAGAGgatgaggcagaggaggacgagggggaggagggaggagaagaagcAGAGGGGGAAGAAGGAGAGGGCGAAGGCGAGGAGGAAGTGGTAGCCGCCACCGAAGCCAAAGTTAGCTCTAGCGCACctgctgaggaggaagaagaagaggaagaggagggaaaggGTGGcgatgaggaggaagaaggagaggCAGAGGGTGGTGAAGAAGGGGagaaggaagaagaaggagagggagagggcgAGGATGAGGGAGAAAAGGGGGATGATGCAGAGGGAGGTgatgaaggagaaggagaggagggaggagaaggggaggaggaagTTGAGGAAACAGTGTTGTGCTCCAAAGCTCCAGAGTCTAAAGCCTCTCCTGACAAAGAGAAGGCTGGAGACAAGGAGGGAagcggaggagaggaggaagctgGCGCTGAAGAGGAGGGTGGCGATCAGGATGAAGATGCTGGCAGCGACAAAGCATCCAAAAGCGGAGATGAGAAAGACGAAAAAGAGGATGCAGACAAAGGCAAAAAGGAAGATGAGAAGGTAAAAGATGAGAAAGCTGACGACAAATCAGAAGAAGTTGTAGCCAAGACAGAAGCTCCCAAAACAGAAGCTTCAAAACCCGAAGCCAAGAAAGAAGAGGCCGCCAAACCTGAGGCATCAAAACCTGACTCTCCAAAATCTGAATCCCCAAAGCCTGGATCTCCCAAGTCTGAATCACCTAAACCTGGATCTCCCAAGTCTGAATCCCCTAAACCTGGATCTCCCAAGTCTGAATCCCCTAAACCTGAATCCCCCAAATCTGAATCACCTAAAGTAGGGTCTCCTAAATCTGAATCTCCCAAACCTGCATCTCCCAAATCTGAGTCCCCCAAAGACGGCTCACCAAAGGCTGGATCCCCCAAACCAAGCTCCCCTAAATCCGAATCCCCAAAATCCGGATCTCCAAGAGCTGAATCCCCAAAGACAGAAACCCCCAAGCCTGAAACCCCTAAAGCCGATGAAGagaaaccagagaagaagaGTCAACCAACAGATGACAAGAAGGTAGAAAAGAAGGATGTCGCTATGAACGGCGAAATCGACAAGAGCAGCccggaggagaaggagaagaaggatgAGGGGAAAGAAATCGATGTGATTGCTAACGGTGTGGATGAGAGTCCCGTCAAAGAAGATGGCAGCCAGAAAGTAGTGATCACCAAAACCGTGGAGACGATCACCACCGGAGAGGACGGCTCAAAGCACGTCACCAAGTCCGTCACAGTGACCGAGACCGTGaaggaagaggtggaggaggtgatgCAGGAGAAGCTGGTCACAACCAAGAAGACGGAGAAGCACTCCACCCAGTCCATCAAGCAGGTGACAGAGGCCGAGTGA